A part of Aestuariirhabdus haliotis genomic DNA contains:
- a CDS encoding DUF1295 domain-containing protein, translating to MHLITPLLPFLAGWALLFFTADLAQLGWVNAIGQLLLFSVAVCLPAWKTGRLSYVDIGWPLGLAVIGALTLALADGNPIRSLVVSGVYLFIGLRMGLGALNLWRHGAFKKEFPRYQYQRLRWERKGIKNIPVMMQVEALVQGVANMSFLAFPAFIIASNSSPEIHPLEIIGLLLWLGAFAMESVADAQKLAFLRKMKQQGLKHQVCNVGLWRYSRHPNYFAEWMVWNALVIAALPSWLGRYGQDTLWVWALLGVGLAFASRIMYVTLVHYTGAKPAEYFSVQKRPAYKSYQQTTNMFFPGPRKNNTTETEAETPQ from the coding sequence ATGCATTTGATTACACCATTACTGCCTTTTCTTGCGGGTTGGGCACTGCTGTTTTTTACCGCCGATCTGGCTCAACTAGGCTGGGTCAATGCCATCGGACAACTGCTGCTGTTCAGCGTCGCCGTGTGTTTACCGGCCTGGAAAACCGGCCGCTTGTCCTACGTCGATATCGGCTGGCCTCTGGGGCTGGCGGTGATTGGCGCCCTGACCCTGGCACTGGCCGATGGCAACCCGATACGCAGCCTGGTGGTGAGCGGGGTTTATCTTTTTATCGGTCTGCGTATGGGACTGGGTGCTCTCAATCTTTGGCGCCATGGTGCGTTTAAAAAGGAGTTCCCCCGCTATCAGTACCAACGCCTGCGCTGGGAACGCAAGGGCATTAAAAATATCCCGGTGATGATGCAAGTCGAAGCCCTGGTGCAGGGTGTGGCCAATATGTCATTTCTGGCGTTTCCGGCTTTTATTATTGCCAGTAACTCGAGCCCCGAGATTCATCCGCTGGAAATCATCGGCCTGCTGTTATGGCTGGGAGCCTTCGCCATGGAATCAGTGGCCGATGCCCAGAAGCTCGCATTCCTGCGCAAGATGAAACAACAGGGGCTCAAACATCAGGTATGCAATGTCGGCCTATGGCGTTACAGCCGTCATCCGAACTATTTTGCCGAATGGATGGTCTGGAATGCTCTGGTGATTGCCGCCCTTCCTTCCTGGCTAGGCCGGTATGGTCAGGATACTCTCTGGGTTTGGGCATTATTAGGCGTGGGACTGGCGTTTGCGTCACGCATTATGTACGTCACCCTGGTGCACTACACCGGAGCCAAACCCGCGGAATATTTTTCGGTACAAAAACGGCCCGCGTATAAAAGCTACCAACAAACCACCAATATGTTTTTCCCCGGGCCACGCAAAAACAACACAACTGAAACAGAAGCTGAAACCCCGCAGTAA
- a CDS encoding DUF2218 domain-containing protein: MYRSHTDVPAIKSEKYIATLAKHFSKKVRVDTNEDRSTVYFPMGVCHMSLLNGAMAFSCEADDEGALEAVEGVISSHVTMLGELKSYQISWSRC, from the coding sequence ATGTATCGATCCCATACTGATGTTCCTGCCATTAAATCTGAAAAATATATAGCTACTCTTGCCAAACATTTCTCAAAAAAGGTTCGCGTTGACACGAATGAAGATCGATCAACGGTGTATTTCCCAATGGGAGTTTGCCATATGTCGCTATTAAACGGAGCGATGGCGTTTTCCTGTGAAGCCGATGATGAGGGTGCGCTTGAGGCTGTAGAAGGCGTTATCTCCAGTCATGTCACCATGCTGGGTGAATTAAAATCGTATCAGATATCCTGGTCTCGTTGCTGA
- a CDS encoding FecCD family ABC transporter permease encodes METPAVYEAATTAQRYRKNNLKRQYLLAIGFLLLLLSVLADVVTGPGSFSVSTVLDVVLGLGNSSPQAQIIIWDIRLPTALLALLVGAMLGAAGAEMQTILNNPLADPFTLGISSASSFGAALAIVLGGSLGLELFPLLSDGLVTVSAFGFALLTSCSLYFLIRRRGASSETMVLVGIALLFTFNALLSLLQYSATDVQLSQIVFWMMGSLSKANWLSVSVCSVVVLLVVPLFLYRSWALTALRMGDEKAESLGVDTRRVRIEMLLCISLLTATAVSFVGTIAFVGLVGPHIARMLVGEDQRFFLPMSLISGALIMSLTSLVSKSVTDGVVYPVGIITSLVGIPFFISLILGSQRRRWN; translated from the coding sequence ATGGAGACACCTGCTGTTTACGAGGCTGCCACTACGGCACAACGTTATCGAAAAAACAATCTCAAGCGACAGTACTTGCTGGCCATTGGCTTTTTGCTGCTCTTGCTGAGTGTGTTGGCAGATGTTGTCACCGGACCTGGAAGTTTTTCTGTTTCAACCGTTCTCGATGTTGTGCTTGGCCTGGGGAACAGTTCGCCTCAGGCCCAGATTATCATTTGGGATATTCGTCTTCCAACGGCGCTGCTGGCTCTTCTGGTCGGAGCCATGTTGGGTGCCGCTGGTGCAGAAATGCAAACCATTTTAAATAATCCCCTGGCCGATCCCTTTACTCTGGGCATCTCGTCGGCATCCAGCTTTGGTGCTGCCCTGGCCATTGTGTTGGGGGGAAGCCTAGGGCTGGAACTGTTTCCTCTGTTAAGTGATGGTCTTGTCACTGTCAGCGCCTTTGGCTTTGCGTTGTTGACATCCTGCTCACTGTATTTCCTCATTCGTAGGCGTGGTGCGTCCAGTGAAACTATGGTGCTGGTTGGGATTGCGTTGTTGTTTACCTTTAATGCGCTTTTGAGTCTACTTCAGTATTCGGCAACCGATGTTCAATTGAGTCAGATTGTATTCTGGATGATGGGCTCGTTGAGTAAGGCCAATTGGCTCAGTGTGAGTGTTTGCAGTGTGGTGGTTTTGCTTGTTGTACCCTTGTTTCTTTATCGAAGCTGGGCTTTGACAGCATTGCGCATGGGGGATGAAAAAGCTGAAAGTCTTGGTGTTGATACCAGACGCGTGCGTATTGAAATGCTTCTGTGCATTTCCCTGCTGACAGCAACCGCCGTTTCGTTTGTGGGCACTATTGCATTTGTCGGTCTGGTTGGCCCCCACATTGCCCGTATGTTGGTAGGGGAAGATCAACGTTTTTTTCTACCCATGTCGTTGATCTCGGGAGCGCTGATCATGTCATTAACGTCGCTGGTCAGTAAATCGGTGACGGACGGTGTGGTCTATCCAGTAGGCATTATTACCTCATTGGTTGGAATTCCTTTCTTTATAAGTTTGATTCTGGGTTCGCAGAGGAGACGCTGGAATTGA
- a CDS encoding ABC transporter substrate-binding protein — protein MWVSGLLLALLTFTFEAKATIRLVDIAGRTVVLEKPAEKVVLGEGRFMSVLGVLGIKQPTRRVVGMMNDLRLYDPASFERYRQSLPDIDDIPSFGNTNEQSVSVEKIILLNPDVAIFGLSGHGPGKRSRHIIERLEAAGIPIVFIDFRSDPIKNTARSVEIVGEVLGVPEKGKAFSEFYRQELNKVSRVVNDIDPSEYPSVLFELRVSNRQACCLTVSRGMFAEMASVAGGRSIATDLLPGQVGELSLEHAIRSEFDIYVGTAIGSLAESEPGGSVSGKNDKDRHYQNMVLGPGVNQLQARASLQALLSRKGVEDFSAIEKGRAYAIWHHFYNSPMNIYAVQRLAKWFHPERFASLNPEEMLSTMLEGFYPVDLAGSYSVAID, from the coding sequence GTGTGGGTCAGTGGCTTGTTACTGGCCTTGTTGACTTTTACCTTTGAGGCAAAGGCAACCATTCGTCTGGTTGATATCGCAGGAAGAACGGTCGTTCTGGAAAAACCGGCAGAAAAGGTTGTGCTTGGGGAAGGTCGTTTTATGTCGGTGTTGGGCGTTTTAGGGATTAAGCAGCCAACCCGAAGAGTGGTTGGTATGATGAATGACCTGCGTCTGTATGACCCGGCCAGCTTCGAGCGTTATCGGCAATCGTTACCGGATATAGATGATATTCCAAGCTTTGGTAATACGAATGAGCAGAGTGTCAGTGTAGAAAAAATCATTCTACTGAATCCTGATGTGGCAATTTTCGGCTTGAGTGGCCATGGTCCGGGAAAGCGCTCTCGGCATATCATTGAACGGCTAGAGGCTGCGGGTATCCCGATTGTCTTTATCGATTTCAGATCGGATCCGATTAAAAATACGGCTCGAAGTGTTGAGATTGTCGGAGAAGTCTTAGGCGTGCCCGAAAAGGGTAAAGCATTTTCTGAATTCTATCGCCAGGAGCTTAACAAGGTTTCCAGGGTGGTTAACGATATCGACCCCTCTGAGTACCCCTCGGTATTATTTGAGTTAAGAGTCAGTAACCGTCAGGCCTGCTGTTTGACGGTATCGAGGGGGATGTTTGCCGAGATGGCCAGCGTGGCTGGAGGAAGAAGTATAGCCACCGATTTGCTGCCAGGTCAGGTGGGTGAGTTAAGTCTGGAGCATGCTATTCGATCTGAATTTGACATCTATGTAGGAACTGCAATTGGCTCGCTGGCTGAATCGGAACCGGGTGGTTCTGTCTCTGGAAAAAATGATAAAGATCGCCACTATCAGAACATGGTTTTGGGTCCTGGGGTAAATCAGCTTCAAGCAAGAGCTTCATTGCAAGCCCTTTTGTCAAGAAAAGGCGTGGAAGATTTTTCTGCAATCGAAAAGGGAAGGGCTTATGCTATTTGGCACCATTTTTACAATTCTCCAATGAATATTTATGCCGTGCAGAGGCTGGCAAAATGGTTTCATCCAGAGCGCTTTGCATCACTGAATCCAGAGGAAATGCTATCGACAATGTTGGAGGGGTTCTATCCGGTTGATCTTGCCGGGTCTTATTCTGTTGCTATTGACTGA
- a CDS encoding helix-turn-helix transcriptional regulator, translating into MLPSVWLSPGTLTVYGAALDASAHKHHAIQLVWPAGDFVIHSQGETFTGPVMINSQVEHRMQMAAGWVILVEPQSDFGQQLADYLQHRSLMAIDIAGFNGAVPEQGDSLAPLLAPLLSAIGLDKHYAHSNGTTMLSDQRIQQLLAELDRCLLSRCLKPSGWRAADVSRQLGLSESRFLHLFREQVGIAWRPYLLWRRTICAINGMLRGEQATTAAHAAGFSDSAHLSRTFRTLFGMSIRAVKQPSKPG; encoded by the coding sequence ATGTTACCTTCCGTTTGGCTCTCTCCGGGTACTCTGACCGTTTACGGTGCCGCGCTTGATGCATCGGCTCATAAACACCATGCCATACAGTTGGTGTGGCCGGCTGGAGACTTCGTAATTCATTCCCAGGGGGAAACCTTTACAGGACCGGTGATGATCAACTCTCAGGTTGAGCATCGAATGCAGATGGCGGCAGGCTGGGTGATATTGGTCGAGCCCCAGAGTGATTTTGGTCAACAGCTAGCCGATTATCTGCAGCACCGTTCGCTGATGGCGATTGATATTGCTGGTTTTAATGGTGCCGTACCCGAACAGGGCGATAGTCTGGCTCCTTTGTTGGCACCTTTGTTGTCGGCGATTGGACTGGACAAGCATTATGCTCATTCCAACGGTACCACTATGTTGTCCGATCAGCGTATTCAACAATTGCTCGCCGAGCTGGATCGCTGTTTGCTCAGCCGTTGTTTGAAGCCCAGCGGTTGGCGGGCGGCCGACGTGTCCCGTCAGTTAGGTTTATCCGAAAGCCGCTTTTTGCATCTGTTCCGGGAACAGGTTGGTATTGCCTGGCGTCCCTATTTGTTGTGGCGCCGTACCATCTGTGCAATCAATGGGATGCTCCGCGGTGAACAGGCCACAACCGCCGCCCACGCGGCCGGTTTTTCTGACAGTGCCCATCTGAGCCGAACCTTTCGCACTCTTTTTGGCATGTCGATACGTGCTGTGAAGCAGCCCTCCAAACCCGGATAA
- a CDS encoding ABC transporter ATP-binding protein — translation MSLNVDHLTVSYGAKRVLDKLQLSNIAAGRLTVLLGPNAAGKSTLFKSLAGLIAAEAASISLNGVELQSLTRAKRFQSVSYMPQVFSANVHLTVFEAVLLARKSLSRWQVDEDDLDAVEIWLQRCQVESLADRYVSELSGGQQQLVSLCQMMVRSPDLILLDEPTSALDLKRQLQVMSLLKAETVKRNAVTIVAMHDLGLAARFADQVILMNAGRVLGQGDTETLFSSSLITETYGVQVEVLRSSRGELIVAPLTSDEAGNLSGL, via the coding sequence TTGAGCCTTAATGTTGATCATTTAACGGTTTCTTACGGCGCTAAGCGAGTGCTGGATAAACTGCAGTTGTCTAACATTGCCGCGGGTCGTTTAACGGTATTGTTAGGGCCCAATGCGGCCGGTAAATCTACCTTGTTTAAAAGTCTTGCCGGGTTGATCGCTGCCGAGGCGGCGTCCATTTCATTAAATGGGGTAGAGCTGCAATCCCTGACGAGAGCGAAGCGTTTCCAGTCGGTTTCTTATATGCCCCAGGTGTTTTCGGCCAATGTTCATTTGACGGTATTTGAAGCCGTGCTTCTGGCCAGAAAAAGCCTCAGCCGATGGCAAGTTGATGAGGATGATCTTGATGCGGTTGAGATCTGGTTACAGCGCTGCCAGGTTGAGTCATTGGCCGATCGCTATGTGAGTGAGCTTTCGGGAGGGCAACAGCAGCTGGTGTCTTTGTGTCAGATGATGGTGAGATCACCTGATCTTATCCTTCTGGATGAACCTACCAGCGCGTTGGATTTGAAGCGGCAATTACAAGTCATGTCGTTACTTAAAGCGGAAACGGTTAAGCGTAATGCGGTAACGATTGTTGCTATGCATGACCTGGGCTTAGCGGCCCGTTTTGCCGATCAGGTCATTCTTATGAATGCAGGAAGGGTATTAGGTCAAGGCGATACAGAAACATTGTTCTCATCCTCCTTGATTACCGAAACCTATGGCGTCCAGGTTGAGGTGCTGAGATCGAGCCGTGGAGAATTGATAGTAGCCCCCTTAACAAGCGACGAGGCTGGTAACCTGTCGGGCTTATAG